The proteins below are encoded in one region of Parvicella tangerina:
- the pbpC gene encoding penicillin-binding protein 1C has protein sequence MNFWSKIKSFPKRFLGWIWRKKYYFLGAWAILFFVWLFCTPDEFFDDPTCTILTDKDGNILNARIADDGQWRFPPREDVPYKFKMAILQFEDRDFYEHWGISFKAFGRAMKQNLAAGKVVSGGSTITMQVVRLSRKGKSRTISEKLVEVFQATRMEWTYSKDEILAMYASYAPMGGNVVGIDAAAWRYFGRKADELSWAESCLLAVLPNAPSLMHLDKNRTLLQEKRDRLIDRLYEIGVIDKTEWQLALMEELPTAPPDLPSLAPHVIDKAIASGQKGQWVSSFLDSYLQNEVTNIIEYHHEMLEQNEIHNAAAIILDLETKQVLAYVGNTFDENNEHGNQVDVIKAPRSTGSILKPFLYAAMLEDGVITPSQLIEDVPMIISGYAPKNYNEKYDGVVPAHRALARSLNVPIVKMLKDYGVQKFHQKLNDIGLTTVNRPASDYGLSLVLGGAEASLWDLTAVYGNMALTLNNYEQGTENQFESFKLYAKSNPLNGKPFQPEAVWSTFEALLQVARPEEEGSWQQFNTSQKIAWKTGTSYGFRDAWAIGVTPRYAVGVWVGNADGEGRPGLVGVKAAAPILFDVFSRLDGTDWFAPPHDEMKELAICKETGFKASHICPNVIHVNVPKSCESAEVCPYHKHVHTTLDGKYRVNSSCELPHNMKTTPWMILPPLAEKFYKQKNPTYQPVPPYRSDCQFDESVKPLAIAYPKKESHIYIPTNLDETKSKTVFEATHSDAQAIIYWHLDDQYIGQTVGIHQLELIPSIGKHELRIIDQEGFETSVTFEVINE, from the coding sequence GTGAATTTCTGGTCCAAAATAAAGTCATTTCCGAAACGATTTCTAGGGTGGATATGGAGAAAAAAATACTATTTTCTCGGGGCTTGGGCGATACTGTTCTTCGTTTGGTTATTTTGTACTCCTGATGAATTCTTTGACGATCCCACGTGTACCATATTGACCGACAAGGATGGTAATATCCTAAATGCTCGGATAGCGGATGATGGCCAATGGCGATTTCCTCCTAGAGAAGATGTTCCTTATAAATTTAAGATGGCGATTCTTCAATTTGAAGATCGTGATTTTTATGAACATTGGGGAATTAGTTTTAAAGCTTTTGGTCGTGCAATGAAGCAAAATCTTGCTGCAGGGAAAGTAGTGAGCGGAGGTAGCACCATTACGATGCAGGTGGTGAGATTATCTAGAAAGGGTAAATCTAGAACAATAAGTGAGAAATTAGTAGAGGTTTTTCAGGCTACTCGAATGGAGTGGACTTATAGCAAAGATGAAATCTTAGCCATGTACGCTTCCTATGCCCCAATGGGAGGGAATGTAGTGGGGATTGATGCGGCTGCCTGGCGCTATTTTGGAAGAAAAGCTGATGAACTGAGTTGGGCGGAGTCTTGCTTGTTGGCAGTATTGCCGAATGCTCCAAGCTTGATGCATCTGGACAAGAACCGAACGTTATTACAAGAAAAAAGGGATCGTTTAATTGATAGGCTTTATGAAATCGGAGTGATTGATAAAACAGAATGGCAGTTAGCATTGATGGAAGAGTTGCCAACGGCTCCTCCTGATTTGCCAAGTTTAGCTCCACATGTTATTGACAAAGCCATAGCAAGTGGTCAAAAAGGGCAGTGGGTGAGTTCTTTTTTGGATAGTTACCTGCAAAACGAAGTAACCAATATTATTGAATATCATCATGAAATGCTGGAGCAGAATGAAATTCACAATGCTGCTGCAATCATTTTAGACCTTGAAACCAAACAGGTGTTGGCGTATGTAGGTAACACTTTTGATGAGAATAATGAACATGGAAATCAGGTGGATGTGATCAAAGCACCTCGTAGCACAGGAAGTATTCTTAAGCCCTTTTTATATGCAGCTATGCTGGAGGATGGTGTGATTACGCCAAGTCAATTGATTGAAGACGTTCCAATGATTATAAGTGGTTACGCTCCCAAGAATTATAATGAAAAATATGATGGAGTGGTACCTGCTCATCGAGCTCTTGCACGTTCATTAAATGTGCCGATAGTGAAAATGCTCAAGGACTACGGGGTGCAAAAATTTCATCAGAAACTAAATGACATTGGTTTGACCACCGTGAATCGTCCAGCTTCTGATTATGGATTATCATTAGTGCTTGGTGGAGCTGAAGCATCGCTTTGGGATCTCACAGCCGTTTACGGAAATATGGCTTTAACACTTAATAATTACGAACAGGGGACAGAAAATCAGTTTGAGTCCTTTAAGCTCTATGCGAAGTCGAACCCTCTTAATGGAAAACCATTCCAGCCAGAAGCAGTATGGAGTACGTTTGAAGCACTACTGCAGGTAGCAAGGCCAGAGGAAGAAGGTAGTTGGCAGCAGTTCAATACTTCTCAGAAGATTGCCTGGAAAACGGGTACTTCCTACGGTTTTAGAGATGCATGGGCAATTGGAGTTACTCCGAGATATGCAGTTGGGGTTTGGGTTGGAAATGCAGATGGAGAAGGAAGACCTGGATTGGTTGGAGTAAAAGCTGCAGCACCTATATTGTTTGATGTCTTTTCTCGTTTGGATGGTACCGACTGGTTTGCTCCGCCCCATGATGAAATGAAAGAATTAGCCATTTGTAAAGAAACTGGGTTTAAAGCTTCTCATATTTGTCCGAATGTTATTCACGTTAATGTGCCAAAATCCTGTGAATCAGCGGAAGTTTGTCCTTACCATAAGCATGTACATACAACACTAGATGGAAAATATCGGGTGAACTCTTCTTGTGAGCTACCACATAACATGAAAACCACTCCATGGATGATATTGCCCCCATTGGCTGAGAAGTTTTACAAACAGAAGAATCCTACGTATCAACCAGTTCCTCCATATCGTTCAGACTGTCAGTTTGATGAAAGTGTAAAACCTTTGGCGATAGCTTACCCTAAAAAGGAAAGTCATATTTATATTCCTACTAATTTGGATGAAACAAAGTCAAAGACAGTATTCGAGGCTACGCATTCTGACGCTCAAGCCATTATTTACTGGCATCTTGATGATCAGTATATTGGACAAACGGTTGGGATTCATCAATTGGAATTAATTCCTTCCATAGGTAAGCATGAATTGAGGATTATTGACCAAGAAGGGTTTGAGACTTCTGTAACCTTCGAGGTAATTAATGAATAA
- a CDS encoding TetR/AcrR family transcriptional regulator, with the protein MGRKPIKRYRYKDPKIREKHAIRFMVYFQEHGVEDFSMSKMAADLKMSKTTIYNHFETKEEAIEAALDYKLSIIKDYQTVLENLTLPYTERYRKSMLFFCVQTFDISSKLLLQLKNKYPQIYKKVENFQRKVFLNLKSYYEVGVDIGVFKKDVNPLLLALDDQKFFEMLSEQDILRDNQIEVLDAFAHHFKMKFRGILQ; encoded by the coding sequence ATGGGAAGAAAGCCAATCAAAAGATATCGATACAAGGATCCGAAAATTCGAGAAAAACATGCCATCCGATTTATGGTGTATTTTCAAGAACACGGAGTAGAGGACTTTTCCATGTCTAAAATGGCCGCTGATCTCAAAATGAGTAAGACGACCATCTATAATCATTTTGAAACCAAAGAAGAGGCAATAGAAGCCGCGCTGGATTATAAGTTGAGCATTATCAAAGATTATCAGACGGTGCTAGAGAATTTGACCTTGCCTTACACAGAGCGATACCGAAAGTCGATGTTGTTCTTTTGTGTGCAGACCTTCGATATTTCAAGTAAGTTGTTGCTACAGTTAAAGAACAAATACCCACAGATCTATAAAAAAGTGGAGAATTTTCAAAGGAAGGTCTTTTTAAACCTTAAGTCGTATTATGAAGTGGGGGTGGATATAGGTGTCTTTAAAAAGGATGTGAACCCCCTGTTGTTGGCACTTGATGATCAAAAGTTTTTTGAGATGCTGTCTGAGCAGGATATTCTAAGGGATAATCAGATTGAAGTATTAGATGCATTTGCGCATCACTTTAAAATGAAATTTAGAGGGATTTTACAGTGA
- a CDS encoding acetyl-CoA carboxylase carboxyltransferase subunit alpha: MVTTYLEFEKPIEDIQDKIKKTNEIAAEGDVDMTKALEDLQEKLEKTTSEIYENLTPWQKVQVSRHPDRPYTLDYINAITKGDFIELHGDRNVKDDKAMVGGIGSIDGTSVMFIGQQKGRNTKQRTYRNFGMANPEGYRKALRLMKLAEKFNKPIVCLIDTPGAYPGLEAEERGQGEAIARNLYEMVGLKVPVICIIIGEGASGGALGIGIGDRVLMLENTWYSVISPESCSSILWRNWDNKEKAADALKLTAKDMLKNKLIDGIIKEPLGGAHADPEGMFKKLKTEIKRNITKLKDIAPEERIEKRIEKFGSMGVYNEA; encoded by the coding sequence ATGGTGACTACATATTTGGAATTTGAAAAACCAATTGAAGACATTCAAGATAAGATCAAGAAAACAAATGAGATCGCAGCAGAAGGCGATGTAGATATGACAAAAGCTTTGGAAGATCTACAAGAGAAACTAGAGAAAACAACTTCTGAGATCTACGAGAACCTAACTCCTTGGCAAAAGGTTCAGGTCAGTCGTCATCCAGATCGACCTTACACCTTAGATTATATTAATGCCATTACGAAAGGAGACTTTATAGAACTTCACGGAGATAGAAACGTCAAAGACGACAAAGCTATGGTTGGTGGAATTGGTTCTATTGATGGTACTTCAGTCATGTTTATCGGGCAACAAAAAGGTAGAAATACCAAGCAGCGTACCTACAGAAATTTTGGGATGGCAAATCCTGAAGGGTACAGAAAAGCACTTCGACTGATGAAATTGGCTGAAAAATTTAATAAGCCGATCGTTTGTTTAATTGACACTCCAGGGGCATACCCGGGATTGGAGGCCGAAGAGAGAGGACAGGGAGAAGCTATTGCCAGAAACCTTTATGAAATGGTTGGACTTAAGGTGCCCGTAATTTGTATTATCATTGGTGAAGGAGCCTCGGGTGGCGCATTAGGAATAGGTATTGGCGATCGAGTATTAATGCTAGAGAACACCTGGTATTCTGTTATCTCGCCAGAATCTTGTTCTTCAATTCTATGGAGAAATTGGGACAATAAGGAAAAAGCTGCTGATGCCTTGAAATTGACGGCAAAAGACATGTTAAAGAATAAACTGATCGATGGAATTATTAAAGAACCTCTTGGAGGAGCTCATGCAGATCCGGAAGGAATGTTCAAAAAATTGAAGACCGAGATCAAAAGAAATATTACTAAGTTAAAAGACATTGCACCTGAAGAAAGAATTGAAAAGAGAATTGAAAAATTTGGGTCAATGGGAGTTTATAATGAAGCTTAA
- a CDS encoding DUF1573 domain-containing protein, with protein sequence MKKLFIGILSLAMITSCTFSDQGNNGDEITVEDIDPENPPVITFDNPDFDFGEVAVGAVVEHEFKFTNTGTGNLIIHDAKPSCGCTALKNWPKGAIKPGEGGSIPIEFTPSHSGEVTKTVSVITNCSPSVLKLQIKGNVIGG encoded by the coding sequence ATGAAGAAATTATTTATAGGAATACTATCACTTGCGATGATCACATCGTGTACTTTTTCTGACCAAGGAAATAATGGTGATGAAATCACGGTAGAAGATATTGATCCGGAGAATCCACCAGTAATCACCTTTGACAACCCTGATTTTGACTTTGGTGAAGTTGCCGTTGGAGCTGTGGTTGAACACGAATTCAAATTCACAAACACTGGTACTGGAAATTTGATCATTCATGATGCCAAGCCATCATGTGGTTGTACGGCTTTAAAGAACTGGCCTAAAGGAGCTATAAAGCCTGGTGAAGGAGGTTCAATTCCTATTGAGTTTACTCCAAGTCACTCTGGTGAGGTAACTAAAACAGTTTCCGTTATCACGAACTGCTCTCCAAGTGTACTGAAGCTTCAGATTAAAGGAAATGTAATCGGAGGATAA
- a CDS encoding RNA polymerase sigma factor, with translation MSEEDLIEGCQKGKRKAQSQLYNQYCGAMLAIAMRYCENRSEAEDALQDAFVNIFKRIKDFEGRREGSLTAWIKTIVINSALSLNRKNKKHNRTEDVTEMRIADPDVHVFEDDKSDERKREMILNAVQELPPGYRAVFNLYVMEGYSHKEIAEILEVSENTSKSQLSKARKYLKSYLGIND, from the coding sequence ATGAGTGAAGAGGATTTAATAGAAGGATGTCAGAAAGGGAAAAGGAAAGCACAGAGCCAACTTTACAACCAGTATTGTGGTGCTATGCTTGCCATTGCTATGCGGTATTGTGAAAATCGTTCGGAAGCGGAAGATGCCCTGCAAGATGCCTTTGTGAATATTTTTAAGCGGATCAAGGACTTTGAAGGTAGAAGAGAAGGTTCACTGACAGCCTGGATTAAGACGATAGTGATTAATTCTGCATTATCATTGAATAGAAAAAATAAAAAACATAATAGAACAGAGGATGTAACGGAAATGAGAATTGCAGATCCTGATGTTCATGTGTTTGAAGATGATAAGAGTGATGAAAGAAAACGGGAGATGATTTTGAATGCTGTCCAGGAGTTGCCTCCTGGATATAGGGCAGTGTTTAACCTCTACGTTATGGAAGGATACTCGCACAAAGAAATTGCCGAGATTTTGGAAGTGTCAGAAAACACATCAAAATCACAGCTGAGTAAAGCAAGAAAATATTTAAAATCATATTTAGGAATTAACGATTAA
- a CDS encoding Smr/MutS family protein: MIQVGDKVTFLNEVGSGVVTEILNDQYALVENEDGFDEKHLIAELVLEKSEKEYRLDGLEYVESVKEKIDAERKYERLEEFEKKTKGLVSYVEDEMEVDLHIEELIDSHHGMSNAEILNVQMANFKRQLNIAIRRRVKKLVIIHGVGEGVLRTEIRTELLSNYPDYEFHDASYRKYGYGATEILIH, translated from the coding sequence ATGATACAAGTTGGAGATAAAGTCACCTTTTTAAATGAGGTAGGAAGTGGAGTAGTTACTGAAATACTGAATGATCAGTATGCCTTAGTGGAAAATGAGGATGGTTTTGATGAAAAACACCTGATAGCAGAGTTAGTTCTAGAAAAGAGTGAGAAAGAATATCGTTTAGATGGACTCGAGTACGTAGAGTCTGTTAAAGAGAAAATTGATGCTGAACGCAAGTATGAACGATTAGAAGAATTTGAGAAAAAAACAAAGGGCTTAGTTTCTTACGTTGAGGACGAAATGGAAGTTGACCTTCACATTGAAGAATTGATTGATAGTCATCACGGAATGTCTAATGCCGAAATCCTGAATGTTCAGATGGCTAACTTCAAACGTCAGCTAAACATAGCTATCCGCAGGAGAGTAAAAAAACTCGTAATTATCCATGGTGTAGGAGAGGGGGTGCTAAGAACAGAAATTAGAACAGAATTGCTTAGTAACTATCCAGATTATGAGTTTCATGATGCATCATACAGAAAATACGGATACGGAGCTACCGAAATTCTGATTCACTAA
- a CDS encoding S41 family peptidase, with the protein MKFTFKYTISLILLLTFGQLTFGQETSAQEKLQTTLKVPQLLANIDLMYVEDVDKKELERNLVSGLYNGIRPFSIYQDSKIVQSVYPDYETNYESLGIVFKFRGDSLKVQEVIKGSGAEKAGIQKGDLIYQVGDHDFVTDYYYNEVYPKLIGSANSQVSVKYVRDGEPMTTTVTRTPIAGKSIVICGNNELKGSINTYNEALPYFDLIYADSVTNGFITEYGIRYMLEQLDPHSSYISLEDLHDMEAPLKGSFTGVGVRFQIDKDTIVVAEPIPGGPSEKVGIMAGDKFIYIDDELVAGIGIKNSGVRSRLLGEKGTEVKVKMKRKGVNELLSFTIKRDKIPIYSMDASYMAAPGIGYVKLNNFSATSVQEIRGAINDLKRDGMKDLILDLQGNGGGYLMTAVNLADEMLDGTKTVVYTEGRAYPKKLYNTRYKGLMEEGRIIVLVDQNSASASEIVSGAIQDWDRGLIVGRRTFSKGLVQKPVSLPDGTTVRITTSRYYTPSGRCIQKPYDDGSIEYRKEKYGRYETGELFHEDSIKVNDNDVHYTMVKNRKVYGGEGIIPDVFVPLDTTGTSDYFSQLLRNGIFSGFTLNYVNDNREKLQDKYPTFDKYKEGFKADKIVKELIKYGEKEGVEFDEENYNKAEKAILTRLKANIAQNLYDRSKFYEIINDLNSELQVAIDILQDGDEFSEIK; encoded by the coding sequence ATGAAGTTTACATTCAAATATACAATATCTCTCATTTTATTGCTCACATTTGGTCAGCTTACCTTCGGCCAGGAAACCAGTGCACAAGAAAAATTACAAACAACTTTGAAAGTACCGCAACTTCTCGCAAACATTGACTTAATGTATGTTGAGGATGTGGATAAAAAAGAGTTGGAACGTAATCTCGTTTCAGGATTGTATAATGGTATTCGTCCATTCTCAATTTATCAGGATTCTAAAATTGTGCAATCCGTTTATCCTGATTATGAAACGAACTATGAAAGTCTTGGAATTGTTTTTAAATTTAGAGGAGACTCGTTAAAAGTTCAAGAAGTGATTAAGGGAAGTGGTGCAGAAAAAGCGGGAATTCAAAAGGGAGATCTTATTTATCAGGTTGGTGATCATGATTTTGTCACGGATTACTACTACAACGAAGTTTATCCTAAGTTGATCGGCTCCGCCAATTCTCAGGTATCTGTTAAGTATGTGAGAGATGGTGAACCTATGACGACTACCGTGACCAGAACTCCAATTGCTGGTAAAAGCATTGTTATTTGCGGTAATAATGAACTGAAAGGTTCTATCAATACCTATAATGAAGCCCTTCCTTACTTTGATCTGATTTACGCAGACTCCGTTACGAATGGTTTTATCACAGAATATGGAATTCGATACATGCTCGAACAACTTGATCCACACTCCAGCTATATTTCTCTTGAGGACCTTCATGATATGGAAGCTCCTTTAAAAGGATCCTTTACAGGAGTTGGAGTTCGTTTTCAGATAGACAAGGACACCATTGTGGTTGCTGAACCTATCCCGGGTGGTCCAAGTGAAAAAGTTGGCATCATGGCTGGAGACAAATTCATTTACATCGATGATGAATTAGTTGCTGGTATCGGGATTAAGAATAGTGGTGTTAGATCAAGGTTACTTGGAGAAAAAGGTACTGAGGTGAAAGTTAAAATGAAGAGAAAAGGGGTGAATGAACTACTTTCTTTCACCATTAAACGAGATAAAATTCCGATTTACAGTATGGACGCCTCTTACATGGCAGCTCCAGGAATTGGGTATGTAAAACTAAATAATTTTTCGGCCACTTCTGTTCAAGAAATCAGAGGAGCAATTAATGACCTTAAAAGAGATGGGATGAAAGATCTTATTCTTGACTTACAGGGTAACGGAGGAGGTTATTTGATGACCGCTGTGAACCTAGCAGATGAGATGCTTGACGGCACTAAAACGGTTGTTTACACAGAAGGTAGAGCCTATCCCAAAAAACTATACAACACCAGATACAAAGGACTTATGGAAGAAGGTAGGATTATCGTTTTAGTTGATCAAAACAGTGCTTCTGCTTCTGAAATTGTATCTGGCGCAATTCAAGACTGGGATCGAGGCCTAATTGTTGGTCGAAGAACATTCTCGAAAGGATTGGTTCAAAAACCAGTATCTCTGCCAGATGGAACAACCGTGAGAATTACCACATCCAGATATTATACCCCTAGTGGACGATGTATCCAAAAACCCTATGATGACGGTTCAATTGAGTATAGAAAAGAAAAGTATGGACGCTACGAAACTGGAGAACTCTTTCATGAAGACAGTATTAAAGTCAATGATAATGACGTCCACTACACCATGGTTAAAAATAGAAAGGTTTACGGTGGTGAGGGCATCATTCCTGACGTTTTTGTTCCGCTTGACACTACTGGAACGAGCGACTATTTCTCTCAACTATTGAGAAACGGTATCTTCAGTGGTTTTACCTTAAACTATGTGAACGATAACCGTGAGAAATTGCAAGATAAGTATCCCACATTTGATAAGTATAAGGAAGGTTTTAAAGCGGATAAAATTGTAAAAGAGTTGATCAAGTATGGGGAGAAGGAAGGTGTTGAATTTGATGAAGAAAATTATAACAAAGCAGAAAAAGCCATTCTCACTCGCTTAAAAGCTAATATCGCTCAGAATCTCTATGACAGGTCAAAATTCTATGAGATCATCAATGATTTGAATTCTGAGCTTCAAGTTGCCATAGACATTTTGCAAGATGGCGATGAGTTTAGCGAAATCAAGTAA
- a CDS encoding 30S ribosomal protein S16, which yields MATKLRLQRHGKKGRPFYHIVAADERAKRDGRFIEKLGIYNPNTNPATIDIDFDRALYWVGVGAQPTDTCRAILSYKGVMYKNHLNKGVTKGALSQEDADKKFEAWLAEKDAKIQAKKEGLDKAAAEQLAERLAAEKKQNQERAKALAAAMAPPAEEVAEEAEATEGSEEQE from the coding sequence ATGGCAACAAAATTAAGATTGCAAAGACACGGTAAGAAAGGAAGGCCTTTTTACCACATCGTAGCTGCTGATGAGCGAGCTAAAAGAGATGGTAGATTCATCGAAAAGTTAGGAATCTATAATCCGAATACGAACCCAGCAACAATTGATATCGATTTTGATCGAGCACTTTACTGGGTTGGCGTTGGTGCTCAGCCAACTGATACTTGTAGAGCAATTCTTTCTTACAAAGGAGTGATGTATAAGAATCACTTGAACAAAGGAGTTACTAAAGGCGCTCTATCTCAAGAAGATGCTGATAAGAAATTTGAAGCGTGGTTAGCTGAAAAAGATGCTAAGATCCAAGCGAAAAAAGAAGGCTTAGACAAAGCTGCTGCTGAGCAATTAGCAGAAAGATTAGCTGCAGAAAAGAAACAAAATCAGGAAAGAGCAAAAGCACTAGCTGCTGCAATGGCTCCTCCAGCTGAGGAGGTTGCTGAAGAAGCAGAAGCTACTGAAGGTTCAGAAGAACAAGAGTAA
- a CDS encoding GNAT family N-acetyltransferase, which yields MKEITTDRLILRKFKLSDVQDIYELDSDPDVHEFLGNNPISTIKECKEIIRGVLDQYEKYDIGRYAIELKETGEMVGWSGLKYETMLPQFGDYYDLGYRLKKAHWGKGIAFEAAVASLNFGFDELKLKKICAAAHVDNGASNHLLTKLGFVYKADFQWKNEPCFWYELTLENWNEIASN from the coding sequence ATGAAAGAAATCACTACAGACCGTTTGATTCTGAGAAAATTCAAGCTTTCTGATGTTCAAGATATTTATGAACTTGATTCTGATCCTGATGTCCATGAGTTTTTGGGCAATAACCCTATCAGTACTATTAAAGAATGTAAGGAAATCATACGAGGTGTTTTAGATCAATACGAAAAGTATGATATTGGAAGGTATGCAATTGAATTAAAGGAAACTGGAGAGATGGTAGGTTGGTCTGGACTTAAGTATGAGACCATGCTTCCTCAATTTGGAGATTACTACGACCTTGGTTATCGACTTAAGAAAGCTCACTGGGGAAAAGGAATTGCGTTCGAAGCAGCAGTCGCATCACTAAACTTTGGATTTGATGAACTAAAGTTAAAGAAGATCTGTGCTGCCGCTCATGTAGACAATGGTGCTTCCAATCATCTTTTAACGAAATTGGGATTCGTGTACAAAGCTGACTTTCAATGGAAAAATGAACCTTGCTTTTGGTATGAACTCACGTTAGAGAACTGGAATGAAATAGCTTCAAATTAA
- a CDS encoding TIM-barrel domain-containing protein — MRSCYTALLFILSPLVLLSFQFDTLDGNIRILNQDTVTFEIPIISVNLEPPKVDLNSKLGSVKFKQKEQNEFQPNLELLSHSQIRLKDGDFISTLTLREDGLLSISSSSNFFRFTFLNLSDELYFGGGTRFSSPVLNEQRIVNICEENGIGRGDPPISKWTSLAGVKGEEYSTYYPIPFIVSNKNRGLHITYPNGLNQIVINEHFTEVQLFSSKSNIHLYVDKNMKSIIQAFNQLNGRGIPLPDWSLGSIIGVQGGTQEVRRKITPLLDKQIPIQGIWIQDWVGKRETKIGSRLNWCWQLDSSYQDIFDFAEEHDLKVLGYINPFFSETGYYTEIGLTQGYFVQENNESLVFDFGGMKGYMLDIFNPKAKQWMKEIILTNLVQNGFNGWMADFAEWYPVEKIEDISEHNSYAHEWIKLNNEVLDSAQRDLFIFHRSGNIATAHFSQATWCGDQMTNYGVNDGLPSAINAMISSGMSGLTPTHSDIGGYTSVKKPIIKNCLRSIELLKDWIKLEAFTPFFRSHEGLLPEDDLQVYSPEIIDFYGNLSNVHQKLKPYFIDIIDQYHSSGTPVFRHPILMNEPNLVNSFFVGDDLFIQYTTDKPYLPNSFRTYNIDGYSGRIHISVRMNSKLEEVLFP; from the coding sequence ATGAGATCCTGTTACACAGCATTATTATTTATTCTTTCTCCATTAGTTTTATTGAGCTTTCAATTTGACACGCTGGATGGAAATATTCGTATTCTGAACCAGGATACAGTAACTTTTGAAATCCCAATTATATCGGTCAACCTGGAACCTCCCAAAGTTGATCTGAACTCCAAACTAGGATCGGTAAAATTCAAACAGAAAGAACAAAATGAGTTTCAACCAAATTTAGAGCTTCTGTCTCATAGCCAAATCAGGCTCAAAGATGGAGATTTTATTTCAACGTTAACCTTGAGAGAAGATGGGTTGCTGAGCATTTCCTCATCTAGCAATTTTTTTCGTTTCACTTTTCTAAACCTGTCAGACGAACTCTACTTTGGAGGAGGAACTAGATTTAGTTCACCAGTTTTAAATGAACAACGAATTGTAAACATTTGCGAAGAAAATGGAATTGGAAGAGGTGATCCTCCCATTTCGAAATGGACGAGTCTAGCAGGGGTTAAAGGAGAAGAATATTCTACCTATTACCCTATTCCATTTATTGTATCCAACAAAAACAGAGGATTGCATATCACGTATCCGAATGGATTGAATCAAATAGTAATCAATGAACATTTCACAGAAGTTCAGCTATTTTCTTCCAAGTCCAATATTCATCTCTACGTAGATAAGAATATGAAATCTATTATTCAGGCATTCAATCAATTAAATGGTAGAGGAATACCACTTCCCGATTGGTCATTGGGCTCAATTATTGGCGTACAAGGCGGCACACAAGAGGTCAGGCGTAAAATCACTCCCCTTCTCGACAAACAAATCCCAATTCAAGGCATTTGGATTCAGGATTGGGTAGGGAAACGCGAAACTAAGATTGGGAGTCGCTTAAATTGGTGCTGGCAATTAGATTCTTCTTACCAAGACATTTTTGACTTTGCCGAAGAGCATGATTTAAAAGTCTTGGGATACATCAACCCATTTTTTTCAGAAACAGGGTATTATACTGAAATAGGTCTTACGCAAGGGTATTTTGTTCAAGAAAACAATGAGAGTCTTGTATTTGATTTTGGTGGAATGAAGGGCTATATGCTCGACATTTTTAATCCAAAAGCCAAACAATGGATGAAAGAAATAATTTTAACCAATTTAGTCCAAAATGGTTTTAACGGCTGGATGGCTGATTTTGCAGAATGGTATCCCGTAGAAAAAATAGAAGACATTTCTGAACATAATTCATACGCTCATGAGTGGATTAAACTTAATAACGAGGTTCTAGACAGTGCGCAAAGAGATCTTTTTATCTTTCATCGATCTGGTAATATCGCTACTGCCCATTTTTCACAAGCCACCTGGTGTGGCGATCAAATGACTAATTACGGGGTAAACGATGGATTGCCATCTGCGATAAATGCCATGATATCCTCTGGCATGTCTGGTTTAACGCCAACTCATTCTGATATTGGTGGCTACACATCAGTAAAGAAGCCAATTATCAAGAACTGTCTGAGGTCTATTGAGCTTCTAAAAGACTGGATCAAACTTGAAGCATTTACCCCGTTCTTCAGGTCACACGAAGGACTACTACCTGAAGATGATCTTCAAGTCTATTCACCTGAAATAATAGACTTTTACGGCAATTTATCAAATGTCCATCAGAAATTGAAACCTTATTTTATAGACATCATTGATCAATACCACAGTTCAGGCACTCCCGTATTTCGACATCCAATATTAATGAATGAACCCAATTTAGTGAATAGCTTTTTTGTTGGTGATGATCTATTTATTCAATACACTACAGACAAACCTTATCTACCTAATTCATTCAGGACATACAATATCGATGGTTATTCCGGAAGAATTCATATATCTGTAAGAATGAACAGCAAACTCGAAGAAGTGTTATTTCCGTAG